The following are encoded together in the Streptomyces sp. NBC_00358 genome:
- a CDS encoding ATP-dependent DNA ligase: protein MLATPGTLPAAGQDPRWAYETKHDGQRAVVYLPGDGSVLLRARSGEDITAAYPELRALGGVLGTTAAVLDGEVLVLDAQGRGDFQLLQSRMGLARSPGKAARRADQAPAHLVLFDVMRLGDDLTGLRYARRRRTLESLALDGPYWSTPAALVGHGEQALRATRESGLEGLVCKRLDSLYEPGVRSRSWVKIRNMRTADVLVGGWVPGKGRLSGQPGAVLVGQRGAGGLRYVGSVGTGWSEAERADLARLLRAAETGRCPFDSLPRAAEARWVLPLLVGEVRYSTRTRAGLLRQPSWLRLRPDLAPEDAAADLPEP from the coding sequence ATGCTCGCGACCCCCGGAACCCTGCCGGCCGCCGGGCAGGACCCGCGCTGGGCGTACGAGACGAAGCACGACGGCCAGCGTGCCGTGGTGTATCTGCCCGGGGACGGCAGCGTGCTGCTGCGGGCCCGCTCCGGCGAGGACATCACCGCCGCCTATCCGGAACTGCGGGCCCTCGGCGGCGTTCTCGGCACGACCGCGGCGGTCCTGGACGGCGAGGTGCTGGTCCTGGACGCGCAGGGCCGGGGCGACTTCCAGTTGCTGCAGTCCCGGATGGGCCTCGCCCGGTCACCGGGGAAGGCCGCGCGGCGCGCGGATCAGGCACCCGCACATCTCGTGCTGTTCGACGTGATGCGCCTCGGGGACGACCTCACGGGTCTGCGGTACGCGCGCCGGCGGCGGACACTGGAGAGCCTCGCGCTCGACGGCCCGTACTGGTCGACGCCGGCGGCACTCGTGGGCCACGGCGAGCAGGCCCTGCGGGCGACACGGGAGAGCGGTCTTGAGGGGCTGGTCTGCAAACGGCTGGATTCGCTGTACGAGCCGGGCGTGCGCTCACGGTCCTGGGTCAAGATCCGCAATATGAGGACCGCGGACGTACTCGTCGGAGGCTGGGTCCCGGGGAAGGGGCGCCTGTCGGGGCAGCCCGGCGCCGTGCTCGTGGGTCAGCGCGGTGCCGGCGGGCTGCGCTATGTCGGGAGTGTGGGCACCGGCTGGAGCGAGGCCGAGCGCGCCGATCTCGCCCGGCTCCTGCGGGCCGCCGAGACCGGCCGCTGCCCCTTCGACAGTCTCCCGCGCGCGGCCGAGGCGCGCTGGGTGCTGCCACTGCTGGTGGGCGAGGTCCGCTACAGCACACGGACCCGCGCCGGCCTGCTGCGCCAGCCGTCCTGGCTGCGCCTGCGTCCCGACCTCGCACCGGAAGACGCGGCAGCCGACCTCCCGGAACCATGA
- a CDS encoding methyltransferase domain-containing protein, with protein MGDTRPTSEFHAQNISADSTTRLVGALDAQDVNDGVQRLRSWAHAALAVRPGERALDIGAGTGSQTRRLAAAVGPRGRVLGIEPNPGLRAVAEQRGTEERSAARFADGDALALPLPDATVDVVWCERVLQHLVEPEKAVFEIARVLRPGGRVALLDTDWATTILHPGDPETIAALTTGALSAAADPYSGRKLVGRLSAAGMVIDDRGSQALLQDHTTVAWPLIRMLGDSALRRGLIGETQRDRLYEDLTEAARQGGLHMSVTMFGAVAHRPE; from the coding sequence ATGGGGGACACGCGACCTACCTCGGAATTCCACGCGCAGAACATCAGCGCGGACAGCACCACGCGGCTGGTGGGCGCCCTGGACGCCCAGGACGTCAACGACGGCGTACAGCGCCTGCGTTCCTGGGCACACGCGGCACTGGCCGTACGACCCGGAGAGCGGGCGCTGGACATCGGCGCGGGAACCGGATCGCAGACCCGGCGTCTCGCGGCGGCCGTCGGCCCCCGCGGCCGGGTGCTCGGCATCGAGCCGAACCCCGGACTGCGCGCCGTGGCCGAGCAGCGCGGCACCGAGGAGCGCAGCGCCGCCCGCTTCGCCGACGGTGACGCCCTCGCCCTGCCGCTGCCCGACGCCACCGTCGACGTGGTGTGGTGCGAGCGGGTTCTCCAGCACCTCGTCGAGCCGGAGAAGGCAGTCTTCGAGATAGCCCGCGTGCTGCGCCCCGGCGGACGGGTGGCCCTGCTGGACACCGACTGGGCGACCACGATCCTGCACCCCGGCGACCCCGAGACGATCGCCGCGCTCACCACCGGCGCGCTGTCCGCGGCCGCCGACCCGTACTCCGGACGCAAGCTGGTGGGACGCCTGTCGGCCGCCGGAATGGTGATCGACGACCGCGGATCGCAGGCCCTGCTCCAGGACCACACCACGGTCGCCTGGCCGCTCATCCGGATGCTCGGCGATTCGGCGTTGCGCCGCGGTCTCATCGGCGAGACGCAGCGCGACCGCCTGTACGAGGACCTCACGGAGGCGGCGCGACAAGGCGGTCTGCACATGTCCGTGACGATGTTCGGGGCCGTGGCGCACCGCCCGGAATGA
- a CDS encoding Gfo/Idh/MocA family protein: MTSSSPTWTDAPVRVGLVGAGPWARAVHARVLAAGPETRLTSVWARRPEAAREVAAPHGATVAATFEELLDDCEAVAFSVPPSVQAELAVRAAEAGRALLLEKPLALELAPARRLVDAVDASGVVSQLVLTNRYHPATRQFLAEARALDVSGARSCALSGAFLGGDFATPWRLEHGALLDLGPHLLDLLDAALGPIVRVRGAGDPRRWLELTCEHESGAVSQASLSGSVDVERGITRVELFGRHPELVLDCGALDHEESWPVLRREFAAAVRSGRPGELDARRGLRLQTLIAQVLEG; this comes from the coding sequence GTGACCAGCAGCTCGCCCACCTGGACCGATGCCCCCGTGAGGGTGGGGCTCGTCGGCGCCGGTCCCTGGGCACGCGCCGTGCACGCCCGGGTGCTCGCCGCCGGACCCGAGACCCGGCTGACGTCGGTGTGGGCACGCCGTCCGGAGGCCGCCCGTGAAGTGGCGGCGCCGCACGGTGCCACCGTCGCCGCGACGTTCGAGGAGTTGCTCGACGACTGCGAGGCGGTCGCCTTCTCGGTCCCGCCGTCGGTGCAGGCCGAACTCGCCGTACGGGCCGCGGAGGCGGGCAGGGCGCTGCTCCTGGAGAAGCCGCTCGCCCTCGAACTGGCCCCGGCGCGGCGGCTGGTGGACGCCGTCGACGCCTCCGGTGTGGTCTCCCAGCTCGTGCTGACGAACCGCTATCACCCCGCCACCCGGCAGTTCCTCGCCGAGGCGCGGGCCCTGGATGTCTCGGGCGCGCGCTCCTGCGCCCTCAGCGGCGCCTTCCTGGGCGGTGACTTCGCGACGCCGTGGCGCCTGGAGCACGGGGCGCTGCTGGACCTCGGGCCGCACCTCCTCGATCTGCTGGACGCGGCTCTCGGGCCCATCGTCCGGGTGCGCGGCGCCGGGGACCCGCGCCGCTGGCTGGAACTGACCTGCGAGCACGAGAGCGGCGCCGTGAGCCAGGCCTCCCTGTCGGGCTCCGTCGACGTCGAACGCGGGATCACCCGCGTCGAGCTGTTCGGCCGGCACCCCGAACTGGTCCTCGACTGCGGGGCCCTCGATCACGAGGAGTCCTGGCCCGTGCTGCGCCGCGAGTTCGCCGCGGCCGTCCGGTCGGGCCGGCCCGGGGAGCTCGACGCCCGTCGCGGACTGCGTCTCCAGACGCTCATCGCCCAGGTGCTGGAGGGCTAG
- a CDS encoding LysE/ArgO family amino acid transporter yields MTDAFTTAVAGFGTGLSLIVAIGAQNAFVLRQGIRRDAVLAVVGICALSDALLIALGVGGVGAVVVAWPAALTAVGLIGGGFLVVYGVLAARRVLRPSALRAAEVSPGSWRRAVLTCLALTWLNPHVYLDTVFLLGSLAADRGSLRWTFGLGAALASLCWFAALGFGARLLGRLLARPSSWRVLDGLVATTMIVMGATLIAGA; encoded by the coding sequence ATGACAGACGCCTTCACCACCGCGGTCGCCGGATTCGGCACCGGGCTTTCCCTCATCGTGGCCATCGGCGCGCAGAACGCCTTCGTCCTGCGGCAGGGCATCCGACGGGACGCGGTCCTCGCGGTGGTGGGCATCTGCGCCCTGTCCGACGCGCTGCTCATCGCGCTCGGGGTCGGCGGCGTCGGCGCGGTGGTGGTGGCCTGGCCCGCCGCGCTCACCGCGGTCGGGCTGATCGGCGGCGGTTTCCTCGTCGTCTACGGAGTGCTCGCCGCCCGGCGGGTGCTGAGGCCGTCGGCCCTGCGGGCGGCCGAGGTGTCCCCGGGTTCCTGGCGCCGTGCCGTCCTCACCTGCCTCGCCCTGACCTGGCTCAACCCGCACGTCTACCTCGACACCGTGTTCCTGCTCGGCTCGCTCGCCGCCGACCGCGGTTCCCTGCGCTGGACGTTCGGGCTGGGCGCGGCGCTCGCCAGCCTGTGCTGGTTCGCGGCCCTCGGTTTCGGCGCCCGGCTCCTCGGCCGCCTTCTGGCCCGGCCATCGTCGTGGCGTGTGCTGGACGGGCTGGTCGCCACGACGATGATCGTGATGGGCGCCACGCTGATCGCCGGCGCCTGA
- a CDS encoding aldo/keto reductase — translation MRYRTIGTDPRTRREVSVLALGAMLFGSLTDEKTSFAVLDRYAEAGGNFIDTSDNYAFWTDGGQGGQSEELLGRWRRSRGIGDEIVLATKLGARPLAPGTDYVDNPEGLSAAVIREASERSRERLGVERIDLLYAHIEDRAVAPGETVGAFAELVAEGAVGLLGVSNHAVWRVERARALAAAAGLPGYEVLQYHHSLLRPRSDIPSGLFPEGGLGAATGELVSYLGAEPGLTLVAYSPLLGGAYGRRDKPLPSDYDHPGNTARLTVLREVADETGATLNQVVLAWQIGGDLPVIPLAGASSVAQLEENLAALDLELTADQRARLDAAH, via the coding sequence ATGCGGTACCGCACGATCGGCACGGACCCGAGGACCCGCCGTGAGGTGAGCGTGCTCGCGCTCGGCGCGATGCTGTTCGGCTCACTGACCGACGAGAAGACCTCCTTCGCCGTACTCGACCGCTATGCCGAGGCCGGGGGCAACTTCATCGACACGTCCGACAACTACGCCTTCTGGACCGACGGCGGCCAGGGCGGCCAGAGCGAGGAACTGCTCGGCCGCTGGCGGCGCAGCCGGGGCATCGGCGACGAGATCGTCCTCGCCACCAAACTCGGCGCACGGCCACTGGCCCCCGGCACCGACTACGTCGACAACCCCGAGGGCCTGTCCGCCGCGGTGATCCGCGAGGCGTCCGAGCGGAGCCGGGAACGTCTCGGCGTGGAGCGGATCGATCTTCTCTACGCGCACATCGAGGACCGCGCCGTCGCGCCGGGCGAGACCGTCGGGGCGTTCGCCGAACTCGTCGCCGAAGGCGCCGTGGGACTCCTCGGCGTGAGCAACCACGCCGTCTGGCGCGTAGAGCGGGCCCGCGCACTGGCAGCCGCGGCCGGGCTGCCCGGCTACGAGGTCCTCCAGTACCACCACAGCCTGCTGCGCCCCCGCTCCGACATACCGAGCGGGCTCTTCCCGGAAGGCGGTCTCGGCGCGGCGACCGGCGAACTCGTCAGCTACCTGGGAGCCGAACCGGGTCTGACCCTGGTCGCCTACTCGCCCCTGCTGGGCGGCGCATACGGGCGACGTGACAAACCGCTGCCCTCCGACTACGACCACCCGGGGAACACCGCCCGGCTCACCGTGCTGCGGGAGGTGGCCGACGAGACGGGGGCGACCCTCAACCAGGTCGTGCTCGCCTGGCAGATCGGCGGCGACCTGCCGGTGATCCCGCTGGCCGGTGCCTCCTCGGTGGCGCAACTGGAGGAGAATCTGGCAGCGCTGGACCTGGAACTGACGGCGGACCAGCGGGCCCGCCTGGACGCGGCCCACTGA
- a CDS encoding NUDIX domain-containing protein: protein MTAGIDTPDRRGRTGLDQVGRDLTGNPRVRIRDVQLLSCHWYVERTTTFDLRLADGTWSTQERETHDRGNGATLLLYDADRETVLLTRQFRYPVYVNGHPDGMLIETPGGLLDEADEHPEVAVRREVIEETGHTVGAVEHVFDVYMSPGSVTERVSFYAATYGESTRTHEGGGLDEEGEDIEMVELPFRDALAMVRTGEIADAKTIMLLQWAALEGPFKGA, encoded by the coding sequence ATGACCGCAGGCATCGACACTCCCGACCGCCGGGGCCGCACCGGACTCGATCAGGTGGGCCGCGATCTGACCGGCAACCCACGGGTCAGGATCCGCGACGTACAACTCCTGTCCTGCCACTGGTACGTGGAGCGCACCACCACCTTCGACCTCAGGCTCGCCGACGGAACCTGGAGCACCCAGGAGCGCGAGACCCACGACCGCGGCAACGGCGCCACCCTCCTGCTGTACGACGCCGATCGCGAAACCGTGCTGCTGACCAGGCAGTTCCGCTATCCCGTGTACGTCAACGGACACCCCGACGGCATGCTGATCGAGACACCGGGCGGCCTCCTCGACGAGGCGGACGAGCATCCCGAGGTCGCCGTACGGCGCGAGGTCATCGAGGAGACCGGGCACACCGTCGGCGCGGTCGAGCACGTATTCGACGTCTATATGAGTCCGGGTTCGGTCACCGAGCGGGTGAGCTTCTACGCCGCCACCTACGGCGAGTCCACCCGCACCCATGAGGGCGGCGGACTCGACGAGGAGGGCGAGGACATCGAGATGGTCGAACTGCCCTTCCGTGACGCCCTGGCGATGGTCCGCACCGGGGAGATCGCCGACGCCAAGACCATCATGCTGTTGCAGTGGGCCGCGCTGGAGGGCCCGTTCAAGGGGGCTTGA
- a CDS encoding LysR family transcriptional regulator ArgP: MMTELPLDQVRTLLAVVDEGTFDAAAAALHVTPSAVSQRVKALEQRTGRVLLIRTKPVRATESGEIVVRFARRLARLERDTHAELGMSGSGEPTRLSIAVNADSLATWFLPALTRVPPELRLCFELRREDEDHTAALLREGTVMAAVTSSPDPVAGCSVRALGRMRYLPVASPGRAEQWLGHTFGTSPREVIGSAPVVAFDRNDDFQDDFARALTGGPGASALRHFVPTSEGFVDAVVAGMGWGMVPEVQAEPLLRTGRLVHLVPGRWVDVPLFWQQWKLDFPALGAMADAVTAVAAETLRRGPAS, translated from the coding sequence GTGATGACGGAGCTTCCCCTCGACCAGGTCCGCACCCTGCTCGCTGTGGTCGACGAGGGCACCTTCGACGCGGCGGCCGCGGCGCTCCATGTGACGCCCTCCGCGGTGAGCCAGCGGGTGAAGGCGCTCGAACAGCGCACCGGCCGGGTTCTGCTGATCCGGACGAAGCCGGTGCGGGCCACCGAATCCGGCGAGATCGTGGTGCGCTTCGCCCGCCGCCTCGCCCGGCTGGAGCGCGACACGCACGCCGAGCTGGGTATGTCCGGATCCGGGGAGCCGACCCGGCTGTCGATCGCGGTGAACGCCGATTCGCTGGCGACCTGGTTCCTCCCCGCGCTCACCCGCGTACCGCCGGAGCTGCGGCTCTGTTTCGAACTGCGCCGCGAGGACGAGGACCACACCGCCGCCCTGCTGCGCGAGGGAACGGTGATGGCGGCGGTGACGTCGTCGCCCGACCCGGTGGCCGGCTGTTCCGTCCGCGCCCTGGGACGGATGCGCTATCTGCCGGTGGCGAGCCCCGGCCGCGCCGAGCAGTGGCTCGGCCACACGTTCGGCACATCCCCGCGCGAGGTGATCGGTTCCGCCCCGGTGGTGGCCTTCGACCGCAACGACGACTTCCAGGACGACTTCGCCCGCGCCCTCACCGGCGGTCCCGGGGCGAGCGCGCTCCGCCACTTCGTCCCCACGTCGGAAGGGTTCGTCGATGCCGTGGTGGCCGGAATGGGCTGGGGCATGGTGCCCGAGGTCCAGGCCGAACCACTGCTGCGCACCGGGAGGTTGGTCCATCTCGTACCGGGCCGGTGGGTGGACGTTCCGTTGTTCTGGCAGCAGTGGAAACTCGATTTCCCCGCGCTCGGCGCGATGGCCGACGCCGTGACGGCCGTCGCCGCCGAGACGCTGAGGCGCGGGCCGGCGTCCTGA
- a CDS encoding DUF6479 family protein has product MYIASHDLIAASSTLNAGAAFIGGLIIAGALVWAVRMGIRVRNLESRPPTPEEQPRLPDGGAVHEEREMREPDEVPHAADESERLMPYNMHSASTKHADDQHRKRWQPGSSGSFGSGGPGRT; this is encoded by the coding sequence ATGTACATCGCGAGCCACGATCTGATCGCAGCAAGTTCGACGCTGAACGCGGGTGCCGCCTTCATCGGCGGCCTCATCATCGCCGGCGCGCTCGTCTGGGCCGTCCGGATGGGCATCAGGGTGCGGAACCTGGAATCGCGCCCGCCCACACCCGAGGAGCAGCCCAGGCTGCCCGACGGCGGGGCGGTGCACGAGGAACGGGAGATGCGAGAACCCGACGAGGTGCCGCACGCAGCGGACGAGAGTGAGCGGCTGATGCCGTACAACATGCACTCCGCGAGTACCAAACATGCCGATGACCAGCATCGCAAGCGCTGGCAACCAGGATCCAGCGGGTCCTTCGGCAGCGGCGGACCCGGCAGAACCTGA
- a CDS encoding MFS transporter, which translates to MDTSESSSESSTDSGAAAPEGSVEAERPGRSGWRRWAMDTRPLRRPAYRRLWTSTAVTSVGSQLTAVAVPKQIYDITGSSAWVGYASLAGLVPLVVFALWGGAIADSMDRRRLLLITNTGIAVTSLLFWVQAATGLESVPVLMVLLAVQQAFFGLNSPARSASIARLVPADELPAANALGATVMQTGSVAGPMLAGALIPLIGLPELYLIDALALCVTVWAVLRLPALPPLAAAAAQRAGLREVVAGFRYIALHKVLLLSFLADIIAMVFGMPRALFPQLAAETYAPYGEGLALGLLFAAIPIGAVLGGLLSGTFSRARRHGLMVIVSVAAWGAAITGFGFSGSLWVAVAFLAVAGVADMVSMVFRGAILLSAATDEMRGRLQGVFTVVVVGGPRVADVLHGTAGSAFGAPAAIAAGGLLVIIAVLALAFVSPALRRYTI; encoded by the coding sequence GTGGACACGAGCGAGAGCAGTAGCGAGAGCAGCACGGACAGCGGCGCCGCGGCGCCCGAGGGGAGCGTGGAAGCCGAGCGGCCCGGACGCTCCGGATGGCGCCGCTGGGCCATGGACACCCGGCCGCTGCGCCGTCCCGCCTACCGCCGGCTGTGGACCTCGACCGCCGTGACCTCCGTCGGCAGCCAGCTCACCGCCGTCGCCGTGCCCAAGCAGATCTACGACATCACCGGCTCCTCGGCCTGGGTCGGCTACGCGAGCCTCGCCGGCCTGGTACCCCTGGTGGTCTTCGCCCTGTGGGGCGGCGCGATCGCCGACAGCATGGACCGCCGCAGACTGCTCCTCATCACCAACACCGGCATAGCCGTCACCTCGCTGCTCTTCTGGGTCCAGGCCGCCACCGGACTGGAGTCGGTGCCCGTCCTGATGGTCCTGCTCGCCGTCCAGCAGGCGTTCTTCGGCCTCAACTCCCCGGCCCGCAGCGCGTCCATCGCCCGACTCGTCCCGGCGGACGAACTGCCCGCCGCCAACGCACTCGGCGCGACCGTCATGCAGACCGGCTCGGTGGCCGGACCGATGCTCGCCGGGGCGCTCATTCCCCTCATCGGGCTGCCCGAGCTCTATCTGATCGACGCCCTCGCCCTGTGCGTCACCGTATGGGCCGTCCTGCGCCTCCCCGCGCTGCCGCCCCTCGCGGCAGCGGCCGCCCAGCGCGCCGGTCTGCGCGAAGTGGTGGCGGGTTTCCGCTACATCGCCCTGCACAAGGTGCTGCTGCTGTCCTTCCTCGCCGACATCATCGCGATGGTCTTCGGTATGCCGCGCGCCCTGTTCCCGCAGCTCGCCGCCGAGACGTACGCCCCGTACGGAGAGGGTCTCGCGCTCGGGCTGCTGTTCGCGGCGATCCCCATCGGCGCGGTCCTCGGCGGACTGCTGTCCGGAACCTTCTCCCGTGCCCGCCGGCACGGTCTGATGGTCATCGTCTCCGTCGCGGCCTGGGGCGCGGCCATCACCGGGTTCGGGTTCAGCGGCAGCCTCTGGGTCGCCGTGGCCTTCCTGGCCGTGGCCGGGGTCGCCGACATGGTCTCCATGGTGTTCCGCGGCGCGATCCTGCTGTCCGCCGCCACGGACGAGATGCGCGGGCGCCTCCAGGGCGTGTTCACGGTGGTCGTCGTGGGTGGTCCGCGCGTCGCCGACGTCCTGCACGGCACGGCCGGTTCGGCCTTCGGAGCACCGGCCGCGATCGCCGCCGGCGGCCTGCTGGTGATCATTGCGGTGCTTGCGCTCGCATTTGTCTCACCGGCTCTGAGGCGTTACACAATCTGA
- a CDS encoding SpoIIE family protein phosphatase, translating into MTGSAEREDRAPDSLASLLSDAVTDAIRAARGFAGGVYLRSRTPGLLRLAVLAGLPGPLFRPWWRMHMDRPFPVADAHRLGVEVLLADPAETMRRYPQLAAGLPFQFGSLYVPVVGDSTSYGVLTVLRPPASDATEVLPDRDRMTAVAEALGTALALLDKDGSSVLWDDEPLGTRPPADGPSTRCVGGFTWDPDDGTLIADDALWALLGIPQDAFAGTPEAFAEALAHDDPRLLLAALRETAAGRPPPHPLPVRTGGGGLRLLELWTSGEAGSTPYRVSGALVDPGPGPAADGAADQLPEGVFAIDRLGLITYANPRAARLLGRPRGELLGRLLWDVVPWMDHPAYEDHLRSALLSPDPVHFRARSPLGSGTGASPGDGTGTWLSVSVYPGPRGVTCKIMPLGRAAEATGNAPFEAEATQAVRAELEEPDSEVTSTAPQYRPIVLAIALTEAVTARQVSEVVMRELLPAFGSRRLAIYLLQDRRLYLAWETGFPQGFLAPFDGVGLDAKLPGVEALTSGRPLFFESMQQLAAAYPGIALDATVGARAFLPLIASGRPVGSCILGFDRPRDFSTEERTVLTALAGLIAQSLERARRYDNESALARGLQEALLPHRLSAHPLVQTAGRYLPGTVGMDVGGDWYDVVEAGDGLALVIGDVQGHGVQAAATMGQLRSAVRAFALGDHPPDEVMSGTNRLLIDLDPGQFASCCYIRVDPLTGVAQAARAGHPQPLLRHPDGRTEVLDLPGGVVLGVDPQADYPVTDLVLEPGAVLALYTDGLVERPGTDIDEGVEALRATLAEAGPPQYLRSGGPSLSRAADLLTAEARRANERPDDIALLLTTRRTPRVGGRP; encoded by the coding sequence ATGACAGGGAGCGCCGAGCGTGAGGACCGGGCGCCGGACAGCCTGGCCTCCCTGCTCAGTGACGCCGTGACGGACGCGATCCGGGCCGCCCGCGGCTTCGCGGGCGGCGTCTATCTGCGCTCCCGAACACCCGGCCTGCTGCGTCTCGCGGTGCTCGCGGGGCTCCCGGGCCCCCTCTTCCGCCCCTGGTGGCGCATGCACATGGACCGGCCGTTTCCGGTCGCGGACGCCCATCGGCTCGGGGTGGAGGTGCTGCTCGCCGATCCGGCGGAGACGATGCGCCGCTATCCGCAGCTCGCGGCGGGGCTGCCGTTCCAGTTCGGATCGCTCTACGTCCCGGTCGTCGGCGACTCCACCTCGTACGGCGTCCTCACCGTGCTGCGCCCGCCGGCCTCGGACGCCACCGAGGTGCTGCCGGACCGCGACCGGATGACCGCGGTGGCGGAGGCGCTCGGAACCGCCCTGGCACTGCTCGACAAGGACGGGTCCAGCGTCCTGTGGGACGACGAGCCGCTGGGCACACGGCCTCCCGCGGACGGCCCGTCCACCCGCTGCGTCGGGGGCTTCACCTGGGATCCCGACGACGGCACGCTGATCGCGGACGACGCCCTGTGGGCACTGCTCGGTATCCCCCAGGACGCCTTCGCGGGGACGCCCGAGGCCTTCGCGGAGGCACTGGCCCACGACGACCCCCGGCTGTTGCTGGCCGCCCTGCGCGAGACCGCCGCCGGCCGCCCCCCGCCCCATCCGCTGCCGGTCCGCACCGGCGGCGGCGGGCTGCGGCTCCTTGAGCTGTGGACCTCGGGGGAGGCGGGCAGCACGCCGTACCGGGTCAGCGGCGCGCTCGTCGACCCGGGACCGGGACCCGCGGCGGACGGAGCGGCCGACCAGCTCCCCGAGGGCGTCTTCGCGATCGACCGGCTCGGGCTGATCACCTACGCCAATCCCCGCGCCGCCAGGCTGCTCGGCCGCCCGCGCGGCGAGCTGCTGGGGCGGCTGCTGTGGGACGTGGTGCCCTGGATGGACCACCCCGCGTACGAGGATCATCTGCGCAGCGCGCTGCTCTCGCCGGACCCGGTGCACTTCCGGGCCCGCAGTCCGCTGGGGAGCGGCACCGGGGCGTCTCCGGGAGACGGCACGGGAACCTGGCTGAGCGTCTCCGTCTATCCCGGCCCCAGGGGGGTCACCTGCAAGATCATGCCGCTGGGGCGGGCCGCGGAGGCCACCGGGAACGCTCCCTTCGAAGCGGAGGCGACGCAGGCCGTACGGGCCGAACTGGAGGAACCCGACAGCGAGGTCACCAGCACGGCACCGCAGTACCGGCCCATCGTCCTCGCCATCGCGCTGACCGAGGCCGTGACCGCGCGGCAGGTGTCCGAGGTGGTGATGCGCGAGCTGCTGCCCGCGTTCGGCAGCCGCCGCCTGGCCATCTATCTGCTCCAGGACCGCCGGCTCTACCTGGCCTGGGAGACCGGCTTCCCGCAGGGCTTCCTCGCCCCCTTCGACGGCGTGGGCCTGGACGCCAAACTGCCCGGGGTCGAGGCCCTCACCAGCGGCCGGCCGCTCTTCTTCGAGTCGATGCAGCAACTGGCCGCCGCCTATCCGGGCATCGCCCTGGACGCCACGGTCGGGGCCCGTGCCTTCCTTCCGCTCATCGCCTCCGGGCGCCCGGTCGGCTCGTGCATCCTCGGGTTCGACCGGCCCCGCGACTTCAGCACCGAGGAGCGTACGGTCCTCACCGCGCTCGCCGGCCTGATCGCGCAGTCCCTGGAGCGGGCGCGGCGCTACGACAACGAGTCCGCGCTCGCCCGCGGCCTTCAGGAGGCCCTGCTGCCGCACCGGCTGTCGGCGCATCCCCTGGTGCAGACGGCGGGCCGCTATCTGCCCGGCACCGTCGGCATGGACGTGGGCGGCGACTGGTACGACGTCGTCGAGGCCGGCGACGGGCTCGCCCTGGTCATCGGAGACGTACAGGGACACGGTGTGCAGGCCGCCGCCACCATGGGTCAACTGCGCAGCGCGGTCCGGGCGTTCGCCCTCGGCGACCATCCTCCGGACGAGGTGATGAGCGGCACCAACCGGCTGCTCATCGACCTCGACCCGGGCCAGTTCGCGAGTTGCTGCTACATCCGGGTCGACCCGCTGACCGGTGTCGCGCAGGCCGCGCGGGCCGGGCATCCGCAGCCGCTGCTGCGCCATCCCGACGGCCGCACCGAGGTGCTGGACCTGCCCGGCGGTGTGGTGCTCGGCGTGGATCCGCAGGCCGACTACCCCGTGACGGATCTGGTGCTGGAGCCCGGGGCGGTGCTGGCCCTGTACACGGACGGCCTGGTCGAGCGGCCCGGCACGGACATCGACGAGGGGGTCGAGGCCCTGCGCGCGACGCTGGCCGAGGCGGGCCCGCCGCAGTACCTCAGGTCGGGCGGCCCCTCCCTCTCCCGCGCCGCCGATCTGCTCACCGCGGAGGCCCGGCGCGCCAACGAGCGCCCCGACGACATCGCCCTGCTGCTCACCACCCGCCGGACACCCCGCGTCGGTGGACGCCCGTAG